One genomic window of Staphylococcus hsinchuensis includes the following:
- a CDS encoding haloacid dehalogenase type II: protein MYKAIIFDVYGTVFDLDSLKNEMIEFDESLANQISRDWRETQINHMFIRQIMHRYIPFDELTKNALRYTLNVHNIQYNREDINRLFDAFLKLSYYKEIPRALSDIKALGVDIGVLSNGNDSMLMPLIDNSEIAEFFDTVISVNEVKQYKPSEASYALILDY, encoded by the coding sequence ATGTATAAGGCGATTATTTTTGATGTGTATGGAACTGTTTTTGATTTAGATTCTTTAAAAAATGAAATGATTGAATTTGACGAATCCTTAGCAAATCAAATTTCACGTGATTGGCGAGAAACACAAATCAATCATATGTTTATTAGACAAATAATGCACCGATATATACCCTTTGATGAATTAACTAAAAACGCTTTGCGTTATACATTAAATGTACATAATATTCAGTACAATAGAGAAGATATTAATCGTTTGTTTGATGCATTTCTAAAATTATCTTACTATAAAGAAATTCCGAGAGCACTTTCTGATATTAAAGCATTAGGTGTTGATATAGGGGTCCTTTCGAATGGAAATGATAGTATGCTCATGCCTTTAATTGATAACTCAGAGATTGCAGAATTCTTCGACACGGTGATTAGTGTTAATGAAGTGAAACAATACAAACCTAGTGAGGCAAGCTACGCACTCATATTAGATTATTAA
- a CDS encoding aspartate aminotransferase family protein, translating to MSKSTDIINEDSKYFANPGRINYFPLAISHGYGATLVDVDGKEYIDLLSSASSQNVGHAPEPVTEAIKNQVDQFIHYTPAYMYQEPLVKLGKKLCEISPGDYEKRVLFGLSGSDANDGVVKLARAYTGRPYIISFVNAYHGSTYGALSMSAISLNMRKKYGPMLPGFYHIPFPDNYRGLYGAPTSNTVDEYLAPLKEMFEKYVPAEEVACIMIETIQGDGGLLEPVEGYFEALQSLCKEHGILLAVDDIQQGLGRTGTWSSVTHYNIEPDIITFGKSLAGGLPMSAIIGRAEIMDYLEAPAHLFTTSANPVSCEAALATLSMIEDQNLLQASADKGDYVRQRMDNWTEKYDIVGDVRGKGLSIGIDIVSDKQSKSRNNDAALKICNRCFEEGIVIIAVAGNVLRFQPPLVISYEQLDYALDVLERTIEAYMNDELNDYDTAGQGW from the coding sequence ATGTCAAAATCAACAGATATTATTAATGAAGATAGTAAATATTTTGCTAATCCAGGAAGGATTAATTACTTTCCATTAGCAATATCTCATGGCTATGGTGCGACATTAGTTGATGTCGATGGAAAGGAATACATCGATTTACTATCAAGTGCTAGTTCACAAAATGTTGGCCACGCACCAGAACCTGTCACTGAAGCTATCAAAAATCAAGTAGATCAATTTATTCACTATACACCCGCGTATATGTATCAAGAACCACTCGTGAAACTAGGTAAAAAGCTCTGTGAAATTTCACCAGGGGACTATGAAAAACGTGTGCTCTTTGGTTTATCTGGATCAGATGCGAACGATGGTGTCGTTAAACTCGCTCGTGCATATACAGGAAGACCCTATATTATAAGTTTCGTAAATGCGTATCACGGGTCTACTTATGGTGCTTTATCAATGTCTGCCATTAGTTTAAATATGCGTAAAAAATACGGCCCGATGTTACCTGGTTTCTATCATATTCCTTTCCCTGATAATTATCGTGGGTTATATGGCGCGCCGACGTCCAATACAGTGGATGAATACCTCGCACCATTAAAAGAAATGTTTGAAAAATATGTTCCAGCTGAGGAAGTAGCATGTATTATGATTGAAACAATACAAGGTGATGGTGGTTTATTAGAACCAGTAGAAGGTTACTTTGAAGCACTTCAATCATTATGTAAAGAACATGGAATTCTATTAGCAGTTGATGACATACAACAAGGACTAGGACGTACTGGCACATGGAGTTCAGTTACACATTACAATATCGAACCTGATATTATCACATTTGGTAAATCGTTAGCCGGTGGATTACCGATGTCAGCAATCATCGGAAGAGCTGAAATAATGGATTACCTAGAAGCACCTGCACATCTCTTTACGACAAGTGCCAATCCAGTTAGTTGTGAAGCAGCTTTAGCTACGCTTTCAATGATTGAAGATCAAAATTTATTACAAGCAAGTGCAGACAAAGGTGATTATGTACGTCAACGTATGGACAACTGGACAGAAAAATACGACATCGTAGGCGACGTACGTGGTAAAGGTTTATCAATTGGTATAGATATCGTTTCTGATAAACAAAGTAAATCACGCAATAATGATGCAGCATTAAAAATTTGTAATCGCTGTTTCGAAGAAGGTATTGTAATTATTGCTGTTGCAGGCAATGTACTACGTTTCCAACCACCTCTTGTCATCTCATATGAGCAACTAGATTACGCTTTAGACGTGCTAGAAAGAACAATCGAGGCTTACATGAATGACGAATTAAATGATTATGATACAGCTGGACAAGGTTGGTAA
- a CDS encoding CapA family protein yields the protein MKQSKRLSIDERVLKWTKRHKKRNSLYTGIILIVAIVLIVFVMSSEKIQPVKAMSKAQGDIRMTYLGNIELNKHIRKNNIHKSFSAVSDILKGSDFSTASLNYSKFSKNKKKDINSNIENVMFLKDLNIKSLNIINQVTDNITARDFGRAVDAQVGENYLTGNGSNPINSKTVQQTVKNKKVANVSFTDVESDYTDPLKNTTSISLEPRIFIPLVKKLKENNDFVVVNVDWGITDERNVTTRQREYAHALADAGADVIIGHNSVPQQIEHYKNTDIFYSLGNVTSEGFLSKKKHGLAVQQNWKGKHSKFMITPIKSQSGQITADKPNKVEEIKLLNNLESKSVNLKKENGGYVYEN from the coding sequence ATGAAGCAATCTAAACGATTATCCATAGATGAACGTGTTCTAAAATGGACAAAACGGCATAAAAAGAGAAATTCTCTTTATACAGGTATTATCTTAATAGTGGCCATTGTACTGATTGTGTTTGTGATGTCATCAGAAAAAATACAACCGGTTAAAGCTATGAGTAAAGCGCAAGGCGATATAAGAATGACGTATTTAGGCAACATTGAATTGAATAAACATATTCGAAAAAATAATATACACAAATCATTCAGTGCAGTTTCAGATATTTTAAAAGGAAGCGATTTTTCTACTGCTAGTTTGAATTATTCTAAGTTCTCTAAAAATAAGAAGAAAGATATCAATTCAAATATAGAAAACGTTATGTTTTTAAAAGATTTGAACATAAAGAGTTTAAATATTATAAACCAAGTTACAGACAATATCACAGCTAGAGATTTCGGTAGGGCAGTTGATGCTCAAGTTGGCGAAAATTATTTAACTGGTAACGGGTCAAATCCTATTAACAGTAAAACTGTACAACAAACAGTTAAGAATAAGAAAGTCGCTAATGTTTCATTTACTGATGTAGAATCTGATTACACAGATCCATTGAAAAATACTACTTCAATTAGTTTAGAACCAAGAATATTTATTCCATTGGTTAAGAAATTGAAAGAAAATAATGATTTCGTGGTTGTAAATGTTGATTGGGGTATTACAGATGAAAGAAACGTAACAACAAGACAAAGAGAATATGCACATGCACTTGCTGATGCTGGCGCAGATGTCATTATTGGTCACAACAGTGTACCACAACAAATAGAACACTATAAAAACACAGACATCTTCTATAGTTTAGGTAACGTGACGTCTGAAGGTTTCCTTTCTAAGAAAAAACATGGATTAGCAGTTCAGCAGAATTGGAAAGGAAAACATTCTAAATTCATGATAACGCCAATTAAGTCACAGTCAGGTCAAATTACTGCAGATAAACCAAATAAAGTTGAAGAAATTAAGCTATTGAATAATCTTGAAAGTAAAAGCGTTAACCTTAAAAAAGAGAATGGAGGTTATGTATATGAAAATTAA
- a CDS encoding YfcC family protein, with amino-acid sequence MIKEKMNKLNLKMPHTYALLLIIISLAALMTYLIPAGEYKRQKKEGETQVVSGTYHHIEQHGAHFLDIFRAFPEGLISGGEIVFYIFLVGGAFGIVHKTGAFENGVNKMMQVLGAYKVLMIPITMIIFSILGFSIGLAEETIIFVPIGIIIARSLGYDAMTGTAMIILGAASGFLGGMLNPFTVGVAQTVAELPMFSGWGLRSIIYIFILIAAISTVMLYARSIKHDKTKSIVYELEQKERADVETQSTLNFSKRQLSCLIVIVLTIVFNIFGIFMYGWSFNQMSANFVLAGIIAGIIGGLGLNGTFDAMIEGMRDILFGAMVVGFAKGIVVILEDGKVIDTIVHSMAMLLESVPASIVIILMFGLQFLLNFFIPSGSGQALTTMPIMVPISDLLNINRQLTVLAFQYGDAISNVLFPTSAILMGTLAVAKISYTQWLKFVWKLLIVWVIICCLGMSIALIIGY; translated from the coding sequence ATGATAAAAGAGAAAATGAATAAACTGAATTTAAAAATGCCTCACACATATGCTTTATTATTAATCATTATTAGTCTTGCGGCGTTAATGACCTATTTAATTCCTGCTGGGGAGTATAAGCGTCAAAAGAAAGAAGGCGAAACGCAAGTTGTGTCAGGTACATATCATCACATTGAGCAACATGGTGCACATTTTTTAGATATATTTCGTGCCTTTCCAGAAGGTCTTATTTCAGGTGGAGAAATTGTGTTTTATATCTTTTTAGTTGGTGGTGCTTTTGGAATTGTACATAAAACAGGTGCATTTGAAAATGGTGTGAATAAAATGATGCAAGTCCTAGGAGCATATAAAGTATTAATGATTCCAATAACGATGATTATTTTTTCAATATTAGGCTTTTCCATTGGTTTGGCTGAAGAAACAATAATATTTGTGCCTATCGGTATTATTATTGCACGTAGTTTAGGATATGATGCGATGACTGGTACAGCGATGATTATACTAGGAGCAGCGAGTGGCTTTCTCGGAGGGATGTTGAATCCATTCACTGTCGGTGTTGCTCAAACAGTTGCCGAGTTACCGATGTTTTCTGGTTGGGGATTACGCTCTATCATCTATATCTTTATATTAATTGCGGCTATTTCAACGGTTATGCTATATGCACGTAGTATCAAACATGATAAGACAAAAAGTATTGTATACGAATTAGAACAAAAAGAACGTGCAGACGTTGAAACGCAATCTACATTAAATTTTAGCAAAAGACAATTAAGTTGTTTAATTGTGATTGTCCTTACGATTGTTTTCAATATCTTTGGCATATTTATGTATGGGTGGTCATTTAATCAGATGAGCGCTAATTTCGTTCTCGCCGGTATTATTGCAGGCATCATTGGTGGGTTAGGATTAAATGGTACATTTGATGCCATGATTGAGGGTATGAGAGATATTTTATTCGGTGCAATGGTTGTAGGTTTTGCTAAAGGTATAGTAGTTATATTAGAAGATGGGAAAGTCATTGATACGATTGTGCACAGTATGGCAATGTTATTAGAAAGTGTGCCAGCTTCAATCGTGATTATCTTAATGTTTGGGTTACAATTTCTATTGAATTTCTTTATCCCTTCAGGTTCAGGACAAGCCTTAACAACGATGCCGATTATGGTACCGATATCGGATTTATTAAATATTAACCGTCAACTCACAGTCCTCGCATTTCAATATGGAGATGCGATTAGTAACGTGTTATTCCCAACATCTGCCATCTTAATGGGAACGTTAGCTGTTGCAAAAATTAGCTATACACAATGGCTTAAGTTTGTATGGAAACTGCTCATCGTTTGGGTTATTATTTGTTGCTTAGGTATGTCAATTGCTTTAATTATAGGATATTAA
- the pgsB gene encoding poly-gamma-glutamate synthase PgsB yields MPLIIICVGLILWLGIIEKRRHANRLERIPIRININGIRGKSTITRLIYSILREDQYRVIGKTTGTDARMLYWFTPREYPVYRKPQGANIGEQRDIVRKVVKQKGNALVNECMAVNPDYQITFQKELVKANIGVIVNVMEDHMDVLGPTLDEVAQAFKATIPYKGHLIVMKDDYTDYFAKVAKRRKTKLIVVDKDDVPESFLRKFDYIVFPDNVAIAMGVAEALDIDRDTALRGMLNAPPDVGAVEVKYFNANNTTNVYVNAFAANEPQSTKAILNKVESYNYPYQKKVIVLNCRSDRIDRTRQFVEDFVKDVEFDTLICTGKSTQLVTQVMNELPEKRYLNFEGKNIKAVQEALYEESQNALIFCVGNIHGPGKEIAQYIEGIK; encoded by the coding sequence TTGCCACTTATCATAATTTGTGTAGGACTTATTCTATGGTTAGGCATTATTGAGAAGAGAAGACACGCTAACCGATTAGAGAGAATTCCTATTCGTATAAATATAAATGGTATTAGAGGAAAATCAACAATTACCAGATTGATTTACAGTATCTTGCGTGAAGATCAGTATCGTGTTATTGGCAAAACTACAGGTACTGATGCAAGAATGTTATATTGGTTCACGCCAAGAGAATATCCGGTATACAGAAAACCTCAAGGTGCTAATATTGGCGAACAAAGAGATATCGTTCGTAAAGTTGTAAAACAAAAAGGAAACGCCTTAGTAAATGAATGTATGGCGGTTAATCCAGATTATCAAATTACCTTCCAGAAAGAATTGGTTAAAGCCAATATTGGCGTTATCGTCAACGTGATGGAAGACCATATGGATGTTTTAGGTCCAACATTAGATGAAGTTGCTCAAGCCTTTAAAGCGACAATTCCGTATAAAGGACATTTAATTGTAATGAAAGATGATTATACGGATTATTTCGCTAAAGTAGCCAAGCGACGTAAGACTAAACTTATCGTTGTCGATAAAGATGATGTACCAGAATCATTCTTAAGAAAATTTGATTACATTGTCTTTCCTGATAATGTTGCAATCGCTATGGGGGTTGCAGAAGCATTAGATATAGATAGAGATACAGCATTACGTGGTATGTTAAACGCGCCACCAGATGTCGGTGCGGTTGAAGTTAAATACTTCAATGCAAACAATACTACGAATGTTTATGTTAATGCTTTTGCAGCTAACGAGCCTCAATCCACAAAGGCAATATTAAACAAAGTTGAGTCATACAACTATCCTTATCAGAAGAAAGTCATTGTATTAAACTGTCGTTCAGACAGGATTGATAGAACAAGACAATTCGTTGAAGACTTTGTTAAAGATGTTGAATTTGATACATTGATTTGTACTGGAAAGAGTACGCAATTAGTTACACAAGTCATGAATGAATTACCAGAAAAAAGATATTTGAATTTCGAAGGCAAAAACATCAAAGCTGTTCAAGAAGCTTTATATGAAGAGTCACAAAACGCATTAATCTTTTGTGTAGGTAATATTCACGGGCCAGGTAAAGAAATAGCGCAATATATAGAAGGGATCAAATAA
- a CDS encoding gamma-glutamyltransferase: protein MSIYNRRTLIVIFLLTIIVSFIFFLITKKDNYNKDELYENKIADHDQNTSKKNYGVASNNAIATKVGEKILRDGGNAVDASVGVSYALAVIEPHSSGLGGGGAMLSYDGKPNSEPKQWQYKDISSYNYKNKDQTGTPGFVRGLHDAHKEGGKMDEKKILNYVIPLAEDGFEVDSELERSLKLYGSDVDRDSPFFDGHQTKREGDVIKQPALAKTLKKIRDHGPDYFYNHIGKSISKQTDGKLIKKDFKNYKTVKKAPISTDYLNTKIYSASNPLGGALMLQGMKIDEAKDNESVPGNRLDFITSVLKSRELMYRNRDIVNGQDNNSSKYLSEDYLLGKFNEVNANVNANPNPNQFNANPDQTSTTHFVVVDKKGHITSTTNTLSSFFGSGKFVKEGFYLNNSLSNFSNDPMSPNYKGKHKQPRSFTAPSIVVGPDYYLGIGTPGGNKIPTTINQVLVDYLRGDGTLQESIDKPRFYNDGHIIYYENATSKKDIDIFKSLGYQAELKRNDANFGSVQAALYNRKDKSVEIGHDVGNR, encoded by the coding sequence ATGAGTATTTATAATAGAAGGACGCTCATCGTAATATTTCTCCTTACAATAATAGTTTCGTTTATCTTTTTTCTAATTACGAAAAAAGATAATTATAATAAAGATGAACTATATGAAAACAAAATCGCCGATCATGATCAAAATACGTCGAAAAAAAATTACGGTGTAGCTTCAAACAACGCGATAGCCACAAAAGTTGGTGAGAAAATCTTAAGAGATGGCGGTAATGCTGTAGACGCATCAGTTGGTGTATCTTATGCTCTAGCCGTGATAGAACCTCATTCCTCTGGTTTAGGTGGGGGAGGCGCAATGCTCTCTTATGATGGCAAGCCAAATTCAGAACCTAAGCAATGGCAATATAAAGATATTTCTTCTTATAATTACAAAAACAAAGACCAGACAGGTACGCCAGGGTTTGTGCGTGGTCTCCATGATGCACATAAAGAAGGCGGTAAAATGGATGAGAAGAAAATACTGAATTATGTTATTCCACTTGCTGAAGATGGCTTCGAAGTAGACTCAGAATTAGAACGAAGCTTGAAGTTATATGGTTCGGATGTAGACAGAGATTCTCCTTTCTTTGATGGACATCAAACGAAAAGAGAAGGAGATGTAATCAAACAACCAGCCTTAGCAAAAACATTGAAAAAAATCAGAGACCATGGACCTGATTACTTCTATAATCATATCGGTAAGAGTATTTCTAAACAAACTGATGGTAAGTTGATTAAGAAGGACTTTAAAAATTATAAAACTGTTAAAAAAGCGCCGATTAGTACAGATTATCTAAATACTAAAATTTATTCAGCATCAAACCCATTAGGTGGTGCATTAATGCTTCAAGGTATGAAGATTGATGAAGCAAAAGATAATGAATCTGTACCAGGAAATCGTTTAGATTTCATTACGAGTGTTTTAAAATCAAGAGAATTAATGTACCGAAACAGAGATATTGTAAACGGTCAGGACAATAATTCTAGCAAATATCTTTCGGAAGATTACTTACTTGGTAAATTTAACGAAGTTAATGCGAATGTAAATGCGAATCCAAATCCAAACCAATTTAATGCAAACCCTGATCAAACGAGTACTACACACTTTGTTGTAGTAGATAAGAAAGGTCATATTACTAGTACAACAAATACGTTATCAAGCTTCTTTGGTTCAGGTAAATTTGTTAAAGAAGGATTCTATTTAAATAACTCATTATCAAACTTCTCAAATGATCCAATGAGTCCAAACTATAAAGGTAAACATAAACAACCTAGATCATTCACGGCACCAAGTATTGTTGTTGGACCAGATTATTATTTAGGTATCGGTACACCAGGTGGTAACAAAATCCCTACTACAATCAACCAAGTACTTGTTGATTACTTACGTGGTGACGGAACGCTTCAAGAATCAATCGATAAACCTCGTTTCTATAATGATGGTCATATTATTTATTACGAGAATGCTACAAGTAAGAAAGATATCGATATATTCAAGAGTCTAGGATATCAAGCAGAACTTAAGCGTAATGATGCCAACTTTGGTAGTGTTCAAGCAGCCTTATATAATCGTAAAGATAAATCGGTTGAAATTGGACACGACGTTGGTAACAGATAA
- the pgsC gene encoding poly-gamma-glutamate biosynthesis protein PgsC: MIGSELYFSLFVGIVLSLIFAEKFGISPAGLVVPGYLALIFDQPVMLLSVLIISCITYFIVNHGVSKFVILYGRRKFAAMILTGMVLKFIFDLIYPLTPFEMVEMSGIGVVIPGIIANTIQKQGVIITLSTCMLLTCITYVILFFYSFIN; encoded by the coding sequence ATGATAGGTTCAGAGTTATATTTTTCATTATTTGTAGGCATCGTACTTAGTTTAATCTTTGCTGAAAAGTTCGGTATTAGTCCAGCAGGTCTTGTTGTACCTGGGTATTTAGCATTAATTTTCGACCAACCAGTTATGTTATTATCCGTACTTATCATAAGCTGTATTACATATTTCATTGTTAATCACGGCGTAAGTAAATTCGTCATTTTATATGGACGTAGGAAATTCGCTGCAATGATACTTACGGGTATGGTTTTGAAATTTATATTCGACCTCATTTATCCACTCACGCCATTTGAAATGGTTGAGATGTCAGGTATCGGGGTTGTTATTCCAGGAATCATCGCTAATACGATTCAAAAACAAGGTGTTATTATCACTTTATCTACATGTATGTTATTAACATGTATTACTTACGTCATCTTATTCTTTTATAGCTTTATCAATTAG
- a CDS encoding helix-turn-helix transcriptional regulator: MINTTTLTLRNNYTSLLTRNINKIIILIPLGKPCNINLNGKSLTISEGLIINNTDLYQYEKVEQLIELAIPLQLLCEKASNLNYIYYDFKQIVNFTSFKRLITHDLFEAYCHNKNIHAYIKEVIQYLLDYAKVQLNNTYLPAYYTKHPLLRKIVDYINSHIDTALTTKDLADAFYISQSYISILFSKHMSINYKSYINSLRISLSIYDLINNQYSISNIAVKYNFNNVAIFTKHFKFYLKIPPKEYKYQYRATSDTYNYKLKVLDKELVVFLKSYNQTQALTKPNDDVLKIDLTKLKPNIHINGHYVIIHLNSLYDLLVVADQQLENRILQHFSNINFLIKNTNVEHFNVLDSQKLFNAIVTLIQKQYHLTFNIHSLDSFQLFEHKILKLIKAHDKEQSLIRQLCLLFEPSQLITTENYNLIHSVLQPYQGLKTALVIDHFIEKRQNLTDIISHIHSIQVDYYYINMDLIQLSTYISLKSKHNNHHAFEIKQQLKHLIELCGRTMTQKLVFNNITHPALIKYFKHTICASHIYFTQFLIDFDYPIAGLGYPLYSIDENQLMVIDHNQSLMPMVHVYNMLQPFMNQNVTLINNGIIFQQDKRFHILLYHHRATETQSNHLKIEIAHHINRDFPIFSRLLNNQHGNIKCLISSSLYRTSINTTMLNHINHSNYPFATYNKHNHHKAINLSLDDASIHYLMINYE, from the coding sequence TTGATTAATACGACTACACTAACTTTAAGAAACAACTATACATCCTTATTAACGCGAAATATTAATAAAATCATCATACTCATTCCTTTAGGTAAGCCATGTAATATAAATTTAAACGGCAAGTCGCTAACTATTTCTGAAGGTTTAATTATAAACAATACAGATCTCTATCAATACGAAAAGGTAGAACAGCTCATTGAACTTGCTATCCCGTTACAGTTGTTGTGTGAAAAAGCATCAAACTTAAATTATATATACTACGACTTTAAACAAATCGTAAACTTCACATCATTTAAACGCCTTATCACTCATGATTTATTTGAAGCTTATTGTCACAATAAGAATATACATGCCTATATCAAAGAAGTTATTCAATATTTACTCGACTATGCTAAGGTACAATTAAACAATACATATTTACCTGCTTACTATACTAAACATCCATTACTACGCAAGATTGTCGATTATATTAATAGTCATATTGATACAGCACTGACTACTAAAGATTTAGCTGATGCTTTTTATATATCACAGTCGTACATTTCTATACTATTTTCTAAACATATGTCTATCAATTATAAATCGTATATCAATTCATTAAGAATTTCTTTATCTATTTATGATTTAATTAACAATCAATATAGTATTAGTAATATTGCAGTCAAATATAATTTCAACAACGTGGCTATATTTACGAAACATTTTAAATTTTATTTAAAAATACCTCCTAAAGAATATAAATATCAATATAGAGCGACTAGCGACACATATAATTACAAATTAAAAGTTTTAGATAAAGAATTAGTAGTATTTTTAAAAAGTTATAATCAAACACAAGCCCTTACGAAACCGAATGATGATGTACTCAAAATTGATTTAACTAAACTTAAACCTAACATCCATATCAATGGGCATTATGTCATTATCCACCTGAATAGCCTTTATGATTTACTTGTCGTGGCTGACCAACAACTAGAGAATCGTATTTTACAACATTTCTCAAATATCAATTTTCTAATTAAGAATACAAATGTAGAGCATTTTAATGTTCTAGATAGTCAGAAACTTTTCAATGCTATCGTTACGTTGATTCAAAAGCAATATCATTTAACTTTTAACATTCATTCTCTCGATAGCTTTCAGTTATTCGAGCATAAAATTTTGAAATTGATTAAAGCACATGACAAAGAACAATCACTTATCCGACAACTTTGTTTGTTATTCGAACCATCCCAATTGATTACGACAGAAAATTATAATTTAATTCATTCGGTTCTCCAGCCGTATCAAGGGTTGAAAACGGCACTCGTTATTGATCATTTTATTGAAAAACGACAAAACTTAACTGATATCATTTCACACATTCATTCGATACAAGTCGATTATTACTACATCAATATGGACCTTATTCAGTTATCGACATATATCAGTTTGAAGTCAAAGCATAACAACCATCATGCATTTGAAATCAAACAACAACTTAAGCATTTAATTGAATTATGTGGTAGGACGATGACTCAGAAACTTGTGTTTAATAACATTACACACCCTGCACTTATTAAGTATTTTAAACATACAATTTGTGCCAGCCATATTTATTTCACACAATTTCTGATAGATTTTGATTATCCCATAGCGGGACTTGGTTACCCTCTCTATTCTATTGATGAGAATCAATTAATGGTAATAGATCATAATCAAAGTTTGATGCCTATGGTTCATGTTTATAACATGTTACAACCATTTATGAATCAGAATGTCACGTTAATTAATAACGGCATCATATTTCAACAAGACAAACGATTTCACATATTGTTATATCATCATCGTGCTACAGAAACTCAATCTAACCATTTAAAAATAGAGATAGCCCACCATATTAATAGAGATTTTCCAATCTTTTCTCGTTTATTGAATAATCAGCATGGTAATATTAAGTGTTTGATTTCGTCTAGTTTATATAGAACATCCATCAACACAACAATGTTAAATCACATTAATCATTCGAATTATCCATTTGCAACTTATAATAAACACAATCATCACAAAGCGATTAATTTAAGCTTAGATGATGCTTCAATACATTATTTAATGATCAATTACGAATAA